In Hamadaea flava, a genomic segment contains:
- a CDS encoding polysaccharide deacetylase family protein has translation MPPIRSRRLVPALLGALVAVTVLLTGCTGSPRSAPPGQTEPASPTPELSSAVPSPSAAESPSPSPTPSPTRKPSPKPSPTKSRTESGALSCKSTVPLVRSPASGHGPAGSVSVTGTQNVALTFDDGPDPINTPKMLDMLKQCGVKATFCLVGFRARDHPDLVRRIVAEGHTVCNHSWQHLLDLADDKRTDAYIKRDLEHTNEVIHAAAPDAKIRYFRAPGGNFTPRLVQIAKDLGMTSIYWSLDPRDWESSKYGTGSSMTNHVISAVESGVRPGSIVLSHDNGKPTTIAAYRVLLPWLKARFRLIALPTDT, from the coding sequence GTGCCCCCCATCCGCTCGCGGCGCCTCGTCCCGGCGCTGCTCGGTGCGCTTGTCGCCGTCACCGTGCTGCTCACCGGTTGTACCGGGAGCCCGCGATCCGCGCCGCCCGGCCAGACCGAGCCGGCCTCGCCGACGCCGGAGCTCAGCAGCGCCGTGCCGTCGCCGTCGGCGGCCGAGTCCCCGTCGCCGAGCCCGACGCCGTCCCCGACCCGCAAGCCGTCGCCCAAGCCGAGCCCGACCAAGTCGCGTACGGAGTCCGGGGCGTTGTCGTGCAAGTCGACGGTCCCGCTCGTGCGCTCGCCGGCCAGCGGGCACGGCCCGGCCGGCTCGGTCAGCGTCACCGGTACGCAGAACGTGGCGCTCACCTTCGACGACGGCCCGGACCCGATCAACACCCCGAAGATGCTGGACATGCTCAAGCAGTGCGGGGTGAAGGCGACGTTCTGCCTGGTCGGCTTCCGGGCGCGGGACCATCCCGACCTCGTGCGCCGGATCGTCGCCGAAGGACACACGGTGTGCAACCACTCGTGGCAGCACCTGCTGGACCTGGCCGACGACAAGCGGACCGACGCGTACATCAAGCGGGACCTGGAGCACACCAACGAGGTCATCCACGCGGCCGCCCCGGACGCGAAGATCCGGTACTTCCGGGCGCCCGGCGGCAACTTCACGCCCCGGCTGGTGCAGATCGCCAAGGATCTCGGGATGACGTCGATCTACTGGTCGCTGGACCCGCGCGACTGGGAGAGCAGCAAGTACGGCACCGGGTCGTCGATGACCAACCACGTGATCAGCGCGGTGGAAAGCGGCGTACGCCCGGGGTCGATCGTGCTGTCGCACGACAACGGCAAGCCGACGACCATCGCGGCGTACCGGGTGCTGCTGCCGTGGCTCAAGGCCAGGTTCCGGCTGATCGCGTTGCCGACCGACACCTGA
- a CDS encoding RNA ligase family protein: MIKYPRTPHLAGSRLQPGDHDLAQAPFAAVRGRHLVVEEKLDGANAGISFDAGGRLRLQSRGHYLTGGPREKQFAPLKSWAATVADRLRPVLGDRFVLYGEWLYAKHTVFYDALPHYFCEFDVFDVRTSEFLSTPRRRELLAGLPITSVPVLREGRFTAASELTALVGPSTCRTSAWRENLRAAAVEAGTDADRVVAETDRADDMEGLYLKVEEGGQVVERYKWVRASFLTAILDSGTHWADRPIVPNRLADPEALYAHL, from the coding sequence GTGATCAAGTATCCGCGGACGCCGCACCTGGCCGGGTCACGTCTGCAACCAGGCGACCACGACCTCGCCCAGGCGCCGTTCGCCGCCGTACGCGGCCGTCACCTGGTCGTCGAGGAGAAACTCGACGGTGCCAACGCCGGGATCAGCTTCGACGCCGGCGGGCGGCTGCGGCTGCAATCGCGGGGGCACTACCTGACCGGCGGTCCCCGCGAGAAGCAGTTCGCCCCGTTGAAGTCGTGGGCGGCGACCGTCGCCGACCGGCTGCGCCCGGTGCTCGGCGACCGGTTCGTGCTCTACGGCGAATGGTTGTACGCCAAGCACACCGTGTTCTACGACGCGCTGCCGCACTACTTCTGCGAATTCGATGTGTTCGATGTGCGTACCAGTGAGTTCTTGAGCACGCCGCGCCGTCGCGAGTTGCTCGCGGGGCTGCCGATCACGAGCGTCCCGGTTCTGCGCGAAGGCCGCTTCACGGCGGCGAGCGAGCTGACCGCGCTGGTCGGGCCGTCCACCTGCCGGACCAGCGCGTGGCGCGAGAACCTGCGCGCGGCCGCCGTCGAGGCCGGGACCGACGCGGACCGGGTCGTCGCGGAGACCGACCGCGCCGACGACATGGAGGGCCTGTATCTGAAGGTCGAGGAGGGCGGCCAGGTGGTCGAGCGCTACAAGTGGGTGCGCGCGAGCTTCCTGACCGCCATCCTCGACTCCGGCACGCATTGGGCCGACCGCCCGATCGTGCCCAACCGGCTCGCCGACCCGGAGGCGCTCTATGCCCATCTTTGA
- a CDS encoding AAA family ATPase yields MPIFDDLCPRGPEWTVDWPRLRAAFAWLRRLEGVEQDPRHHAEGDVATHTRMAAEVLTSLPSWRALEPDHRVRLFAAVLLHDVAKPFCTQTEADGSVTAHGHSRRGELLARRLLWELDAPLGFREHVAALVRHHQVPFWALERDDLEEIVLRVSITARNDDLAMLATADILGRICGDASSVLDNIALFREYCADLGVLDRPWPFANDHARYAYFATPGRDPRWAAYDDTTFTVTVLSGLPGVGKDHFVSGLDLPVISLDALRATLGVRPTAPQGPVLAAARSAARTLLRTRTPFVWNATNVSRQVREQIVSLAAGYGARVHVVSLEAPPGVISARNSARTSPVPAAAVERMIGRWETPDLTEAHAVSWIDTRV; encoded by the coding sequence ATGCCCATCTTTGACGACCTGTGCCCGCGCGGTCCGGAATGGACGGTCGACTGGCCGCGGCTGCGCGCGGCGTTCGCGTGGCTGCGCCGCCTGGAAGGCGTCGAGCAGGACCCGCGCCACCACGCCGAGGGGGACGTGGCCACCCACACGCGGATGGCCGCCGAGGTGCTCACGTCGCTGCCGTCCTGGCGCGCGCTCGAACCGGACCATCGGGTCCGCCTGTTCGCGGCCGTGTTGCTTCACGATGTCGCCAAACCATTTTGTACGCAGACAGAGGCCGACGGGTCGGTGACGGCGCACGGGCATTCCCGGCGCGGCGAACTGCTGGCCCGGCGGCTGCTGTGGGAGCTGGACGCGCCACTCGGGTTCCGTGAGCACGTCGCGGCGCTGGTGCGGCACCACCAGGTCCCGTTCTGGGCCCTGGAACGCGACGATCTGGAGGAGATCGTCCTCCGGGTGTCGATCACGGCGCGCAACGACGACCTGGCGATGCTGGCCACCGCGGACATCCTCGGCCGGATCTGCGGCGACGCCTCCTCGGTGCTGGACAACATCGCGCTGTTCCGGGAGTACTGCGCCGACCTCGGCGTCCTCGACCGGCCGTGGCCGTTCGCCAACGATCACGCGCGGTACGCGTACTTCGCGACCCCGGGGCGCGATCCCCGCTGGGCGGCCTATGACGACACGACGTTCACCGTGACCGTGCTGTCGGGGCTGCCCGGCGTCGGCAAGGACCACTTCGTTTCCGGCCTGGATCTGCCGGTGATCAGCCTGGACGCACTGCGCGCGACGCTGGGCGTACGCCCGACCGCGCCGCAGGGGCCGGTGCTGGCGGCGGCCCGCTCGGCGGCGCGAACGCTGCTGCGGACCCGGACCCCGTTCGTGTGGAACGCCACGAACGTGTCCCGCCAAGTACGCGAGCAGATCGTCTCGCTCGCGGCCGGCTACGGCGCCCGCGTCCACGTCGTCTCCCTGGAGGCCCCGCCCGGTGTCATCTCGGCGCGCAACTCAGCGCGTACGTCGCCGGTGCCGGCCGCGGCCGTCGAGCGGATGATCGGCCGCTGGGAGACGCCCGACCTGACCGAGGCCCACGCCGTGTCCTGGATCGACACCCGAGTCTGA
- a CDS encoding tyrosine-type recombinase/integrase, with amino-acid sequence MEIVPRSGSGALMHPVQEYADFTEAWLHNRRLSEHTRDAYRRDVTSFLAWCGEHDIDPRSVKFTHVNEYARALEAAVDPRTGKPLAPTTIARKLSGLSSWYDFLLKLEAVTANPVGGADRPQVSRDHSTTIGMSPAEVDAILRAAKADGVRAYAIIALLADLGLRVSEVCGLDLDDLGHERGHRTIRFVGKGGRPRRRALAPGTAAALDAYLDSRAALAGVAVDELTGPVFVTTTGAPVDRHAVKRLIPQLAKRAGIPSAEHLSPHSLRHAFATTARAEGVPLEDVQDAMGHADPRTTRRYDRDRHNLDRDPSYAIWAARARRTSSPSAEAAPGAPSGDA; translated from the coding sequence ATGGAGATCGTCCCCCGGTCCGGCTCGGGCGCGCTGATGCACCCCGTGCAGGAGTACGCCGACTTCACCGAGGCGTGGCTGCACAACCGGCGGCTGTCGGAGCACACGCGGGACGCGTACCGGCGGGACGTCACCTCGTTCCTGGCCTGGTGCGGCGAACACGACATCGACCCCCGGTCGGTCAAGTTCACCCACGTCAACGAGTACGCCCGCGCGCTGGAGGCGGCCGTCGACCCGCGTACCGGCAAGCCGCTCGCGCCGACCACGATCGCCCGCAAACTGTCCGGCCTGTCCAGCTGGTACGACTTCCTGCTCAAACTGGAGGCGGTCACCGCCAACCCCGTCGGCGGCGCGGACCGGCCGCAGGTCAGCCGCGACCACTCGACGACGATCGGGATGAGCCCGGCCGAGGTCGACGCCATCCTGCGGGCCGCCAAAGCGGACGGCGTCCGGGCGTACGCCATCATCGCCCTGCTCGCCGACCTCGGCCTGCGGGTCAGCGAAGTGTGCGGACTCGACCTGGACGACCTCGGCCACGAACGCGGGCACCGGACCATCCGGTTCGTCGGCAAGGGCGGCCGTCCCCGTCGCCGGGCGTTGGCACCTGGGACGGCGGCGGCGCTGGACGCGTACCTGGACTCGCGGGCCGCACTGGCGGGGGTCGCCGTCGACGAGCTGACCGGGCCGGTGTTCGTGACCACCACGGGCGCACCCGTCGACCGGCATGCCGTCAAGCGCCTCATCCCGCAGCTCGCCAAACGGGCCGGGATCCCCAGCGCCGAACATCTGTCGCCGCACTCCCTGCGGCACGCGTTCGCGACCACGGCCCGGGCTGAAGGCGTACCGCTGGAGGACGTGCAGGACGCGATGGGCCACGCCGACCCGCGAACGACCCGCCGCTACGACCGCGACCGGCACAACCTCGACCGCGATCCCTCGTACGCCATCTGGGCCGCGCGCGCTCGGCGTACTTCCTCCCCCTCCGCTGAGGCCGCGCCTGGAGCGCCGTCGGGAGACGCATGA
- a CDS encoding ANTAR domain-containing protein: MTDQTRVARAFAGIARCVLAESSAAEVLQVFADSCAAAVGVPSVGVSVGPVGDCPHVMAASDERAYVLEDVAAGDGPTPARYVRAYGRSLVNTRLLPHDGRWPAVAERALAAGIGLVTVLPLRDADEILGTVTLYCEDWVGLEVPRIEVAEALAVTASAVLIEARRRDAAAARARRLSVALDQRVRIEQAVGRLAERWNVTPDEAYERMRRDAEERDVPLETLAREAAAVDRW, translated from the coding sequence ATGACCGACCAGACGCGGGTGGCCCGAGCGTTCGCCGGTATCGCCCGCTGCGTCCTGGCGGAGTCGTCGGCCGCAGAGGTGTTGCAGGTCTTCGCCGACAGCTGTGCCGCGGCGGTGGGCGTACCGTCCGTCGGCGTGAGCGTCGGCCCGGTCGGTGACTGCCCGCACGTCATGGCCGCCTCGGACGAACGCGCGTACGTCCTGGAGGATGTGGCGGCCGGTGACGGGCCGACCCCGGCTCGCTACGTCCGCGCGTACGGGCGGTCGCTGGTCAACACGCGGCTGCTGCCGCACGACGGCCGGTGGCCGGCTGTCGCCGAGCGGGCGCTGGCGGCCGGCATCGGCCTGGTGACCGTGCTGCCGTTGCGGGACGCCGACGAGATCCTGGGCACCGTCACGCTGTACTGCGAGGACTGGGTCGGGCTGGAGGTACCCCGGATCGAGGTCGCCGAGGCGCTGGCCGTCACCGCGTCGGCCGTCCTGATCGAGGCTCGCCGCCGGGACGCCGCGGCTGCCCGCGCTCGGCGGCTGAGTGTGGCCCTCGACCAGCGGGTCCGGATCGAGCAGGCGGTCGGCCGGTTGGCCGAACGCTGGAACGTCACCCCGGACGAGGCGTACGAGCGCATGCGGCGGGACGCCGAGGAGCGCGATGTGCCGCTCGAGACTCTGGCACGGGAGGCGGCGGCCGTCGACCGCTGGTGA
- a CDS encoding ANTAR domain-containing protein, with product MTSSDQLRAAILLAAAMAEHERQCAERSLRFAERHEGLLDTGSAEQRKLHERMSAINRGSAERHLATRRIHLAHAERLRNWRLDDPLGVEPFMSAMAEIVGAPTALTLVGSSLAQAYASASDGVAEAAQDLELMLSEGPMTDAVRAGEPAVAEVGSRSDAQRWPLYLPALADLGVREVIAVPVGSRWSRLGALAVFGPGHAGAIVRRLGQVADALTQSVLLASDSAGGFPYLTFFSAGSGRSTIHRAVGMLCERMGCGPADALALLRARAFTAGLAVETVASGVVRREITLD from the coding sequence ATGACGTCCAGTGATCAACTCCGCGCCGCGATCCTTCTCGCCGCCGCGATGGCCGAGCACGAACGGCAATGTGCCGAACGGTCGCTGCGGTTCGCCGAGCGGCACGAGGGCCTCCTCGACACGGGGTCCGCCGAGCAACGCAAGCTGCACGAGCGGATGTCGGCCATCAATCGCGGCTCGGCCGAGCGTCACCTCGCCACCCGGCGGATCCATCTGGCCCACGCCGAGCGGCTGCGGAACTGGCGATTGGACGATCCGCTCGGCGTGGAGCCGTTCATGTCCGCGATGGCGGAGATCGTCGGCGCGCCGACCGCGCTGACCCTCGTCGGGAGCAGCCTGGCGCAGGCGTACGCCTCCGCCTCCGACGGGGTGGCCGAGGCCGCGCAGGATCTGGAGCTGATGCTCAGCGAGGGGCCGATGACCGATGCGGTCCGGGCGGGCGAGCCGGCGGTCGCCGAGGTGGGCAGCCGATCGGACGCGCAGCGCTGGCCGCTCTACCTGCCCGCGCTGGCCGACCTCGGCGTACGGGAGGTCATCGCGGTCCCCGTCGGGTCACGCTGGTCGCGCCTCGGCGCGCTGGCGGTGTTCGGCCCGGGGCATGCCGGAGCGATCGTGCGCCGACTGGGCCAGGTGGCCGACGCCCTGACCCAGTCGGTGCTGCTCGCGTCGGACAGCGCCGGCGGCTTTCCCTACCTGACGTTCTTCTCGGCCGGCTCGGGCCGCAGCACGATCCACCGCGCGGTCGGCATGCTCTGCGAGCGGATGGGCTGCGGCCCGGCGGACGCGCTGGCCCTGTTGCGGGCCCGCGCGTTCACCGCCGGGCTCGCGGTCGAGACCGTCGCCTCCGGGGTCGTCCGGCGCGAGATCACACTGGACTGA
- a CDS encoding ABC-F family ATP-binding cassette domain-containing protein, translating into MSTNPFLVARDLVKFYGPRAVLDGVHLTASPGQRIGLVGENGAGKSTLLRLLAGVDTPDAGEIVRPPDLGLLHQELPFVATDTVGDVIAEALAESRAVLALLEEAAQRAADDSAAVDVYGEALTRAEEIGAWDADRRADEVLHGLGLAALGRDRRLGEMSGGQRSRVALAALLVRQPSALLLDEPTNHLDDEAVAFVEERLRALPGVVVVASHDRVFLDEVCTDIVDLDPAQHMTGRRGPTRYRGTYTDYLSAKRAERARWEQAFLAQQDEINLLRHAVRVTARQVGHSGRAPRDGDKNIAFAKARAIEAVVSRRVRNAQQRLTVLEREQIRKPPAPLEFRAPAMTASADPDDGPLLSVRGLHVPGRVQLDRLDVSATGRLLVTGANGSGKSTLLSVLAGRLDAGEGVVLRRRGLRTAMLAQDDEWPDLSRTPREMYETGGPAVPLVELGLVAPRDLDRPVGALSVGQRRRVALALLLARPPHLLLLDEPTNHISLALADELEQALGTAPGAVVIASHDRWLRRRWAGPELALPERQVSPV; encoded by the coding sequence GACCGCCTCGCCCGGCCAGCGCATCGGCCTGGTCGGCGAGAACGGCGCCGGGAAGTCCACCCTGCTGCGGCTGCTGGCCGGAGTGGACACTCCGGACGCCGGCGAGATCGTCCGGCCGCCGGACCTCGGTCTGCTCCACCAGGAGCTGCCGTTCGTCGCCACGGACACGGTCGGCGACGTGATCGCCGAAGCCCTGGCCGAAAGCCGGGCCGTGCTCGCCCTGCTGGAGGAGGCCGCCCAGCGGGCGGCCGACGACTCCGCGGCGGTCGACGTCTACGGTGAGGCGCTGACCCGGGCCGAAGAGATCGGAGCTTGGGACGCCGACCGCCGCGCCGACGAAGTGCTGCACGGTCTCGGCCTGGCGGCGCTCGGCCGCGACCGGCGGCTCGGCGAGATGTCGGGCGGTCAACGGTCCCGGGTGGCGCTCGCCGCGCTGCTGGTCCGGCAGCCGTCGGCGCTGCTGCTCGACGAGCCGACCAACCACCTCGACGACGAGGCGGTCGCGTTCGTCGAGGAGCGGTTGCGTGCGCTGCCCGGCGTCGTCGTGGTCGCCAGCCACGACCGGGTGTTCCTCGACGAGGTGTGCACCGACATCGTGGACCTCGATCCGGCTCAGCACATGACCGGCCGGCGCGGGCCGACCCGCTACCGGGGCACCTACACGGACTACCTGTCGGCGAAACGGGCCGAACGGGCCCGATGGGAGCAGGCCTTCCTCGCTCAGCAGGACGAGATCAACCTGCTGCGGCACGCGGTCCGCGTGACCGCGCGCCAGGTCGGCCACAGCGGGCGCGCGCCCCGCGACGGTGACAAGAACATCGCCTTCGCCAAGGCCCGCGCGATCGAGGCCGTGGTCTCCCGACGGGTACGCAACGCGCAGCAACGGCTCACGGTGCTCGAACGGGAGCAGATCCGGAAACCTCCAGCGCCCCTGGAGTTCCGGGCTCCGGCGATGACGGCGTCGGCCGATCCCGACGACGGCCCGTTGCTGTCCGTACGCGGACTGCACGTGCCCGGCCGGGTCCAGCTCGACCGGCTCGACGTGAGCGCGACCGGTCGCCTCCTGGTCACCGGGGCGAACGGCAGCGGGAAGTCCACGTTGCTCAGTGTGCTCGCCGGCCGCCTCGACGCCGGGGAGGGTGTCGTGCTGCGCCGCCGCGGTCTGCGTACCGCCATGTTGGCGCAGGACGACGAGTGGCCGGACCTGTCGCGTACCCCTAGGGAGATGTATGAGACCGGCGGCCCGGCGGTGCCGCTCGTGGAGCTGGGTCTCGTGGCGCCGCGTGATCTCGACCGGCCGGTGGGCGCGCTGAGCGTGGGGCAGCGACGGCGCGTGGCGCTGGCGTTGCTGCTGGCGCGGCCACCGCACCTGCTGTTGCTGGACGAGCCGACCAACCACATCTCGCTGGCCCTGGCCGACGAGCTGGAGCAGGCGCTGGGCACCGCGCCCGGCGCGGTCGTCATCGCCTCGCACGACCGGTGGCTGCGCCGTCGCTGGGCGGGGCCGGAGCTGGCGTTGCCCGAGCGGCAGGTCAGTCCAGTGTGA